From a region of the Seleniivibrio woodruffii genome:
- a CDS encoding methyl-accepting chemotaxis protein, translated as MGIKIKLIMSYLLVSAFIVVLSLSFIFSSSKVNGFINTNLSSILTDKEASGIINNEFKNVVIALKSAVNSNSIKEIEQYERQTAESFEKINTAVDKVEDSRDISNMSRDLKSKTEKFLKTKKEYIKVHEEMMILFDDMDSFFRRQKGFITVSQAELKKSGGSGLPYLERMMEEPLGIKIYISELMYSEDDVAVEEGIYSLMNYNKALVQKTNTMMSLTNNAFVKERMQLLLKACKELDEAALQMKEIRVNALNLEGSLFTQIKDMEKTVAETEALLTKLEASASKQMDTGIKEVNSISSKVTSTTFVMVGVILILAVIVGIFSATKITTPLVSIMKVSECIKQGDLTCADIPKTSQDEFGELTDSINSMKGNLYELVQNIKNGTDYLNTTSDQTVTMMKQMHENLNSTSIEMASVASAAEELSASTSNIIDSVENGISEVNSAKKMVVEGNSRLQQSIGQVNSVAANLAGVSANLTDLKNASQQITNIVSIIVDIAEQTNLLALNAAIEAARAGEAGRGFAVVADEVRKLAEKTSTSTQEISGMVGTIQSNVTDVVNRINSGIDEVKQSSDSINYVGEGFAEAVSQMQRAAASVEPILTIIEQQSEAITNITSTVTNVSIASADNKVIVDEVSEFSNRIGDLAHQLKDNTARFKV; from the coding sequence ATGGGTATCAAGATCAAGCTAATTATGTCCTATCTTCTTGTTTCGGCTTTCATTGTTGTCCTGTCCCTCTCTTTCATATTTTCAAGCAGCAAGGTGAACGGGTTCATAAACACAAATCTCAGTTCGATCCTGACTGACAAAGAGGCATCGGGAATAATCAACAATGAATTCAAGAACGTGGTTATCGCTCTTAAAAGTGCGGTCAATTCAAACTCAATAAAAGAGATAGAACAGTATGAAAGGCAGACGGCGGAGAGTTTTGAAAAAATAAACACCGCCGTGGACAAGGTTGAGGACTCAAGAGACATTTCGAACATGAGCCGTGACCTCAAGTCAAAGACCGAAAAATTCCTCAAAACAAAAAAGGAATACATAAAAGTTCATGAAGAGATGATGATCCTGTTCGACGACATGGACTCATTTTTCCGCAGGCAGAAAGGATTCATCACCGTCAGTCAGGCAGAACTCAAAAAATCCGGAGGATCCGGACTGCCCTATCTGGAAAGGATGATGGAGGAACCCCTCGGAATCAAAATATACATATCCGAGCTGATGTATTCCGAGGATGATGTCGCCGTTGAAGAGGGTATCTACTCACTGATGAACTACAACAAGGCGCTGGTTCAGAAGACAAACACAATGATGTCCCTTACGAATAACGCTTTTGTTAAGGAAAGGATGCAGCTTCTGCTGAAGGCCTGCAAAGAGCTTGACGAAGCGGCACTTCAGATGAAGGAGATCCGTGTGAATGCGCTTAACCTCGAAGGCAGTCTTTTCACTCAGATAAAGGACATGGAAAAGACAGTGGCCGAAACCGAGGCTCTGCTGACAAAACTGGAGGCATCCGCATCAAAACAGATGGACACCGGTATTAAAGAGGTGAACAGCATCTCCAGCAAAGTCACAAGCACGACGTTTGTAATGGTGGGCGTTATACTCATTCTGGCGGTCATTGTGGGCATCTTCTCTGCAACCAAGATAACAACCCCTCTGGTGAGCATTATGAAGGTCTCAGAGTGCATTAAGCAGGGTGATCTGACCTGCGCTGACATCCCGAAAACGTCACAGGACGAGTTCGGCGAACTGACAGATTCAATTAACAGCATGAAGGGCAACCTTTATGAACTGGTTCAGAACATAAAGAACGGAACTGACTACCTGAACACAACCAGCGACCAGACCGTCACCATGATGAAGCAGATGCACGAGAACCTGAACAGCACGTCCATTGAGATGGCATCGGTGGCATCGGCGGCAGAGGAGCTTTCAGCCTCCACATCAAACATCATCGACAGTGTCGAAAACGGCATAAGCGAGGTAAACAGCGCAAAGAAGATGGTTGTTGAAGGCAACTCAAGACTCCAGCAGTCCATAGGACAGGTGAACAGCGTGGCGGCGAATCTGGCGGGTGTTTCGGCAAACCTGACCGACCTCAAAAACGCCAGCCAGCAGATAACCAACATCGTCAGTATCATTGTCGACATCGCCGAACAGACCAACCTTCTGGCTCTGAACGCCGCCATAGAGGCCGCAAGAGCCGGCGAAGCGGGCAGAGGATTTGCCGTTGTGGCGGACGAGGTGCGCAAACTGGCGGAAAAGACCAGCACATCCACTCAGGAGATATCCGGAATGGTGGGCACAATACAGAGCAACGTCACAGACGTTGTCAACCGCATAAACAGCGGCATTGACGAAGTTAAGCAGAGCTCGGACTCCATAAACTATGTGGGCGAAGGATTTGCAGAGGCAGTGAGCCAGATGCAGAGGGCGGCGGCCAGCGTCGAACCCATCCTCACCATCATAGAGCAGCAGTCCGAAGCCATAACAAACATAACCTCCACCGTGACCAATGTTAGTATTGCATCTGCGGATAATAAAGTTATAGTAGATGAGGTGAGCGAGTTCTCCAACCGTATCGGTGACCTTGCGCACCAACTCAAGGACAATACTGCCAGATTCAAGGTGTAG
- a CDS encoding cytochrome c3 family protein yields the protein MKKVIIAMMVVFTFALVAYAAGPATIDLAKEWSTPTTKKAVMFPHDKHQAKLKCVDCHMTEKGGTLKNQKTGAAFEPAKLGIKGMKNPAHDEFCWECHTAKSVPQGKSCTKCHK from the coding sequence ATGAAAAAAGTAATCATTGCGATGATGGTTGTATTCACATTCGCACTTGTTGCCTACGCAGCAGGTCCTGCAACTATCGATCTGGCAAAAGAGTGGAGCACGCCTACAACTAAGAAGGCTGTTATGTTCCCTCACGACAAGCACCAGGCTAAGCTGAAGTGCGTTGACTGCCACATGACAGAGAAAGGGGGCACTCTGAAAAACCAGAAAACAGGCGCAGCATTTGAGCCTGCTAAACTTGGCATTAAAGGCATGAAAAACCCTGCACACGACGAGTTCTGCTGGGAATGCCACACTGCTAAAAGCGTACCCCAAGGTAAATCCTGCACAAAATGCCACAAGTAA
- a CDS encoding L-threonylcarbamoyladenylate synthase, with protein MLIAPLRNLSEIFRQALRQGEPVIFPTDTIYGIGAPLSDKKANEKIFEIKGRDRTKPFPVLISSFSQAEELAHFDEHQKKIMDFLWSKGSFTIILKAGKGVEGLYTLDGNIALRVPFMPVLRQIIDKTGAISATSANLSGVEYCGDFKTILNTFKDLVHYYSFQDITGQNSSVIIDLTHPKPILIRGVFDIETLSRI; from the coding sequence ATGCTCATAGCTCCGCTGCGCAACCTTTCAGAAATATTCAGGCAGGCTCTCCGTCAGGGGGAGCCTGTTATCTTCCCCACAGACACCATCTACGGGATAGGTGCTCCCCTCTCCGACAAAAAAGCCAACGAAAAGATATTCGAGATAAAAGGACGCGACAGGACAAAACCTTTTCCTGTGCTCATATCATCTTTCAGTCAGGCGGAAGAGCTTGCTCATTTCGACGAACATCAAAAAAAAATTATGGATTTTTTGTGGAGCAAGGGTTCTTTTACCATAATTCTTAAGGCCGGAAAAGGGGTCGAAGGGCTATATACCCTTGATGGAAACATAGCTCTCAGGGTTCCTTTTATGCCTGTTTTAAGACAGATTATTGACAAAACAGGCGCCATCAGTGCCACTAGTGCCAACCTTTCAGGTGTGGAATACTGCGGTGACTTCAAAACAATTCTCAATACTTTCAAAGACTTGGTTCATTACTACTCTTTTCAGGACATAACAGGACAAAACTCATCCGTTATAATCGATCTGACACATCCCAAGCCGATCCTCATAAGGGGAGTTTTCGACATAGAGACTTTATCCCGTATCTGA
- the purE gene encoding 5-(carboxyamino)imidazole ribonucleotide mutase — protein sequence MSKVGIIMGSKNDFEIAREAVEILKEFGIEFEVIVSSAHRTPERTLEWAKTAEDRGLDAIIALAGAAAHLAGVVASETNLPIIAVPVSATSLNGLDALLSMVQMPGGIPVATMAIGKAGAKNAGIFAGQIIARSNKEVAKKVAKYKEDMKEKVYKDNEAVQEML from the coding sequence GTGAGTAAAGTCGGAATCATAATGGGAAGCAAGAACGATTTTGAGATAGCCAGAGAGGCGGTCGAAATACTCAAAGAATTCGGCATCGAGTTCGAAGTCATCGTTTCCAGTGCCCACAGAACCCCCGAACGCACACTTGAGTGGGCAAAAACAGCCGAAGACAGAGGTCTGGACGCAATAATAGCCCTCGCAGGCGCAGCGGCACACCTTGCGGGTGTGGTTGCCAGCGAAACAAACCTTCCCATCATCGCAGTGCCCGTTTCAGCGACTTCGCTGAACGGTCTGGATGCTCTGCTCTCAATGGTTCAGATGCCCGGCGGAATCCCCGTTGCAACAATGGCCATAGGCAAGGCAGGCGCAAAGAACGCAGGTATCTTCGCAGGCCAGATAATCGCCCGCTCCAACAAGGAAGTGGCAAAAAAAGTCGCCAAATATAAAGAAGATATGAAAGAAAAAGTCTATAAGGACAACGAAGCGGTTCAGGAAATGCTGTGA
- the purD gene encoding phosphoribosylamine--glycine ligase has translation MKVLVIGSGGREHALCWKIAQSPLVAKIYAAPGNGGTHLENKTVNIAIEATDIKKLLDFALTEKIDLTIVGPEDPLAAGIVDVFQDNGLRVFGPCKAAAQLEASKAFAKDIMIKAGIPTAAYGEFTDYESAKAYVHQHGAPIVVKADGLAAGKGVTVAMTFEEALKALEEIFIDSVFGEAGNKVVIEEFLQGEEASYLAFTDGKTVLPMVTSQDHKAVYDNDKGPNTGGMGAYSPAPVVSPELFDRVTKEIAYPLIKTMAKDGIVFKGIIYAGLMIHNNQPKVLEFNARFGDPETQPVLSRLKSDIIPVFLACTDQTLDKVEIEWSDNPTVCVVMASGGYPRDYKKGYEISGIAEADKVIGVKVFHAGTADKDGKTVNTGGRVLGVTAIGDTLEETIKTAYKAVEKINWTDVHYRKDIGAKALRRLKGE, from the coding sequence ATGAAAGTCCTTGTAATCGGCTCAGGCGGCAGAGAACACGCCCTTTGCTGGAAGATAGCACAAAGCCCCCTCGTGGCAAAAATTTATGCCGCACCGGGCAACGGCGGAACTCACCTTGAGAACAAGACAGTGAACATCGCCATAGAAGCGACCGACATTAAAAAACTGCTGGATTTCGCACTCACCGAAAAGATAGACCTTACAATCGTCGGCCCCGAAGATCCGCTGGCGGCAGGAATAGTTGACGTTTTTCAGGATAACGGCCTGAGAGTTTTCGGCCCCTGCAAAGCTGCGGCACAGCTTGAGGCCAGCAAAGCCTTCGCAAAGGATATCATGATCAAAGCGGGAATCCCCACTGCGGCCTATGGAGAATTTACCGACTATGAATCTGCAAAGGCCTACGTCCATCAGCACGGCGCACCCATAGTTGTCAAGGCCGACGGACTTGCGGCAGGGAAAGGCGTAACCGTTGCCATGACATTCGAAGAGGCTCTGAAAGCCCTTGAAGAGATATTCATAGACAGCGTGTTCGGCGAAGCCGGAAACAAGGTGGTCATCGAAGAATTTCTTCAGGGCGAAGAGGCTTCATACCTCGCATTCACCGATGGAAAAACAGTTCTGCCCATGGTCACAAGTCAGGATCATAAAGCTGTTTACGACAACGACAAAGGCCCCAACACAGGCGGAATGGGCGCATACTCCCCTGCCCCTGTGGTCAGCCCGGAGCTGTTCGACAGGGTGACAAAGGAGATAGCCTATCCCCTCATAAAGACGATGGCAAAAGACGGCATAGTCTTCAAAGGCATCATCTATGCAGGGCTTATGATACATAACAACCAGCCCAAGGTGCTTGAGTTCAACGCCCGTTTCGGCGACCCCGAAACACAGCCTGTGCTCTCACGCCTTAAATCCGACATCATCCCCGTGTTTCTGGCATGTACCGATCAGACACTGGACAAGGTCGAGATCGAATGGAGCGACAACCCCACAGTGTGCGTGGTTATGGCATCCGGCGGCTACCCCAGAGACTACAAAAAGGGGTATGAGATTTCCGGAATAGCTGAAGCCGACAAAGTCATAGGCGTAAAGGTTTTCCATGCCGGAACAGCCGACAAAGACGGAAAAACTGTCAACACTGGCGGCAGGGTTCTGGGTGTGACAGCCATAGGCGACACTCTGGAAGAAACCATCAAAACGGCTTACAAGGCTGTTGAGAAAATAAACTGGACTGACGTACACTACAGAAAAGATATCGGAGCTAAGGCTCTCAGGAGGCTTAAAGGTGAGTAA
- the purH gene encoding bifunctional phosphoribosylaminoimidazolecarboxamide formyltransferase/IMP cyclohydrolase: protein MPKTALISVSDKSGIVDFAKGLKKHGVKIISTGGTAKLLADSGVEIIEISEFTGFPEMLDGRVKTLHPRVHGGILNIRDNANHQATMKEYDLEDIDMVVVNLYPFEATVAKGAEHDEVVENIDIGGPSMIRSAAKNHKFVAVVVDNNDFGRILSEMDNGGTELDTRVDLARKAYSHTGVYDSIIASYFNKKLGVKFPEEIAIPARKKQPMRYGENPHQDSAFYVKPLVNEVSVATGKQLQGKELSFNNIVDIHATLELVKEFKEPAVAIIKHTNPCGCATGDNIYDAYLKALECDPVSAFGGIVGVNREVDKQLAEKLGELFLEVVLAPSFSDEAKAVFEAKKNLRLIELGDIYGQRDLELDIKNVTGGILLQDRDLHEIEDIRSLPVPTKRKPTDFEYKAMDFAWKVAKHVKSNAIVYTTDDRTIGVGAGQMSRVDSSKIAASKARAELKGTVMSSDAFFPFRDSIDEAAGRGITAIISPGGSIRDEEVIKAADEHGIAMVFTGVRHFKH, encoded by the coding sequence ATGCCTAAAACCGCTCTCATCAGCGTTTCCGACAAGAGCGGCATCGTAGACTTTGCAAAGGGTCTCAAAAAACACGGCGTAAAGATCATTTCCACGGGAGGAACCGCAAAACTGCTCGCAGACAGCGGTGTGGAAATTATCGAGATTTCAGAATTTACCGGATTTCCCGAAATGCTGGACGGCAGAGTGAAAACACTGCACCCCAGAGTTCACGGCGGTATCCTGAACATCCGTGACAACGCAAACCATCAGGCGACAATGAAAGAGTACGATCTGGAAGACATCGACATGGTGGTTGTGAACCTCTATCCTTTCGAAGCCACAGTGGCAAAAGGCGCAGAACACGATGAAGTTGTGGAAAACATCGACATCGGCGGCCCCTCAATGATCCGCTCCGCAGCGAAAAACCACAAGTTTGTTGCAGTTGTTGTGGACAACAACGACTTCGGCAGAATCCTTTCCGAAATGGACAACGGCGGCACGGAGCTTGACACCCGTGTTGACCTTGCCAGAAAAGCATACTCGCACACAGGCGTTTATGACTCCATAATCGCTTCATACTTCAATAAAAAACTCGGTGTTAAATTCCCCGAAGAGATAGCTATCCCCGCACGCAAGAAACAGCCAATGCGCTACGGCGAAAACCCCCATCAGGATTCCGCCTTCTACGTTAAGCCCCTTGTGAACGAAGTCAGCGTTGCCACAGGCAAACAGCTTCAGGGTAAAGAGCTCTCCTTCAACAACATAGTGGACATCCACGCCACGCTTGAACTTGTGAAAGAGTTCAAAGAACCCGCCGTAGCCATCATCAAGCACACAAACCCCTGCGGCTGTGCAACAGGCGACAACATCTATGACGCATACCTGAAAGCCCTTGAGTGCGACCCTGTGTCCGCTTTCGGCGGCATCGTGGGCGTCAACCGTGAGGTGGACAAACAGCTTGCGGAGAAACTGGGCGAACTCTTCCTCGAAGTTGTTCTGGCTCCCTCTTTCTCAGACGAGGCAAAGGCTGTTTTCGAAGCCAAAAAGAACCTCAGACTCATCGAACTGGGCGATATCTACGGTCAGCGTGACCTTGAGCTTGATATCAAAAACGTTACAGGCGGCATCCTGCTTCAGGATCGTGACCTTCACGAGATCGAAGACATCAGAAGCCTTCCCGTGCCCACCAAAAGAAAGCCCACAGACTTCGAATACAAGGCGATGGACTTCGCCTGGAAAGTGGCGAAACACGTTAAATCCAACGCCATCGTTTACACTACCGACGACCGCACCATCGGCGTGGGCGCAGGCCAGATGAGCCGTGTGGATTCCTCCAAAATAGCCGCAAGCAAGGCCAGAGCAGAGCTGAAAGGCACTGTTATGTCCTCCGATGCGTTCTTCCCCTTCAGAGACAGTATCGACGAAGCGGCAGGAAGAGGCATCACTGCGATAATCTCTCCCGGAGGATCGATCAGGGATGAGGAAGTTATCAAAGCCGCAGACGAACACGGCATCGCCATGGTGTTCACCGGCGTGAGACACTTCAAGCACTAA
- the lspA gene encoding signal peptidase II, with the protein MKKLMLAMAAAIVVLDQVTKAYIVKNFMLHEGRPVIDGFFDITYVLNPGAAFGFLGTLNEAYRKLFFIAVTILAIACVTYLLVKEKEMKLRLFSYTLVLAGAVGNFIDRLFVGKVVDFLLFYYKHWQWPAFNVADIAISTGIGLLLLDYIFIKRSTNENNA; encoded by the coding sequence ATGAAAAAATTAATGCTGGCAATGGCCGCAGCCATAGTTGTTCTGGATCAGGTGACCAAAGCGTACATCGTTAAAAACTTTATGCTCCATGAAGGCCGCCCCGTCATAGACGGCTTTTTCGACATAACCTATGTGCTGAACCCCGGTGCGGCGTTCGGCTTTCTGGGAACCCTGAACGAGGCCTACAGAAAGCTGTTCTTCATAGCCGTGACTATTCTGGCAATAGCATGCGTCACTTACCTGCTGGTCAAAGAAAAAGAGATGAAACTGAGACTTTTTTCATATACTCTTGTGTTGGCGGGCGCAGTGGGCAACTTCATCGACAGGCTCTTTGTGGGCAAAGTTGTGGACTTTCTGCTGTTTTATTACAAACACTGGCAGTGGCCGGCGTTCAATGTCGCGGATATTGCAATATCCACCGGTATCGGACTTCTGCTGCTGGACTATATATTCATAAAGAGGAGCACCAATGAGAATAATGCCTAA
- the ileS gene encoding isoleucine--tRNA ligase, whose amino-acid sequence MDYKDTLNLPQTDFPMKASLTVKEPERLKKWADEKAYEKMLASRDRNNPYILHDGPPYANGEIHIGHALNKILKDIIVKMKSFEGYYTPYVPGWDCHGLPIELQVDKKLGSKKHEMSKSEIRKECRKYADRFIDLQRQGFIRLGGFGDWYNPYITMDYKYEAKTLQELYRFFDNGGVFKGLKPVYWCTSCVTALAEAEVEYDNHTSTSVFVKFPMQNQSKGKFGLADGDKVSAVIWTTTPWTLPANLGICANADIEYSIIKVTDTCNKNLSAGEYLIVATDLVNSLNETFHIHGFETYKVFKGAELEYVEFKHAFYDRLSLGTLGDHVTLDAGTGLVHTAPGHGQEDYEVGLRYGLEILNPVDDRGCYKRNVEIFAEQSIYKAGKLIVEMMDEQGSLLQSGEINHSYPHCWRCKHPVIFRATPQWFIGMENNDLRKKTLSEIKKVRWTPAWGENRITAMIENRPDWCISRQRTWGVPIAVFLCEDCDSVVINKQIQERVLDAFREEGADAWFDHDNSAFIPEGTKCPGCGGTHFKKETDILDVWFDSGTSHSAVLEERGELSWPADMYLEGSDQHRGWFHSSILESVGTRGIAPYKEVLTHGFVVDGKGRKMSKSVGNVVSPSEIINKYGAEVLRLWVSAEDYSEDIRISDDIINRLVESYRKIRNTARYLLGNLYDFNPDTDMVEFKEMLDLDRFALARWQSVKKRIFEAYDRYQLHVFYHSFLNFCINDLSSFYLDILKDRLYAYKPASRERRSAQTAMYIILKEMSVVMAPVLSFTADEIYEYMPASSSKKENIFMELFAPAEDYDDAENIAKWTKILEVRKEATKALEVARAAKIIGHPLDADIVIGVDDDTKKFLVADEGIERIFIVSEVSFADPAAMTDCHVSEDGKVKVKVIPSENGKCERCWTKSSTIGHDASHPTLCKRCAEALA is encoded by the coding sequence ATGGATTACAAAGATACCCTGAATCTCCCCCAGACCGATTTTCCCATGAAAGCCAGCCTCACAGTTAAAGAACCTGAAAGGCTGAAAAAATGGGCGGATGAGAAGGCATATGAGAAAATGCTGGCTTCAAGGGACAGAAACAACCCCTACATACTCCACGACGGCCCCCCCTATGCAAACGGTGAGATCCACATCGGCCACGCTCTGAACAAGATTCTGAAAGATATTATCGTTAAAATGAAATCCTTCGAAGGATACTATACTCCCTACGTTCCCGGCTGGGACTGCCACGGCCTGCCCATCGAACTTCAGGTGGACAAGAAGCTGGGCAGCAAAAAGCACGAGATGTCCAAATCCGAGATACGCAAGGAGTGCCGCAAATACGCCGACAGGTTCATCGACCTCCAGAGACAGGGCTTCATCCGTCTGGGCGGTTTCGGCGACTGGTACAATCCTTATATTACTATGGACTATAAATACGAGGCAAAAACCCTTCAGGAGCTTTACCGTTTCTTCGACAACGGCGGAGTCTTCAAAGGTCTTAAGCCCGTTTACTGGTGTACGTCCTGCGTAACGGCTCTTGCCGAGGCGGAGGTTGAGTACGACAACCACACGTCAACGTCAGTTTTCGTAAAATTCCCCATGCAGAACCAGTCCAAAGGCAAGTTCGGTCTTGCTGACGGCGACAAAGTATCAGCGGTTATCTGGACAACTACTCCCTGGACGCTCCCTGCGAACCTCGGAATCTGCGCCAACGCCGATATCGAATACTCCATAATCAAGGTCACAGACACCTGCAACAAGAACCTCTCTGCGGGTGAATATCTTATAGTTGCTACCGACCTTGTGAACTCTCTGAACGAGACATTCCACATCCACGGATTTGAAACATATAAAGTGTTCAAAGGTGCAGAGCTTGAATACGTTGAGTTCAAGCACGCATTCTATGACAGACTGTCCCTTGGAACTCTTGGCGACCACGTCACCCTTGATGCCGGTACGGGACTGGTACACACAGCCCCCGGCCACGGTCAGGAGGACTACGAGGTCGGTCTGCGCTACGGACTTGAAATTCTGAACCCCGTGGACGACAGAGGATGCTACAAGCGCAACGTTGAGATATTCGCAGAGCAGAGCATATACAAAGCGGGCAAATTAATCGTTGAAATGATGGACGAGCAGGGAAGCCTCCTTCAGAGCGGTGAGATAAACCACTCATATCCCCACTGCTGGAGATGCAAACACCCCGTTATCTTCCGTGCAACACCCCAGTGGTTCATCGGCATGGAAAACAACGACCTCCGCAAAAAGACCCTTTCCGAGATAAAAAAGGTGCGCTGGACACCCGCATGGGGTGAAAACCGCATCACAGCAATGATAGAAAATCGTCCTGACTGGTGTATCTCACGCCAGAGAACATGGGGCGTGCCCATTGCCGTTTTCCTCTGTGAGGACTGCGACAGCGTGGTTATAAACAAACAGATTCAGGAGCGTGTACTTGATGCATTCCGTGAGGAGGGAGCTGACGCATGGTTCGACCATGACAACTCGGCATTCATACCCGAGGGAACAAAATGTCCCGGCTGCGGCGGCACACACTTCAAAAAAGAGACGGACATCCTTGACGTATGGTTCGATTCAGGCACATCACACTCGGCAGTTCTCGAAGAGAGGGGCGAGCTTTCATGGCCTGCGGATATGTATCTTGAGGGTTCCGACCAGCACAGAGGCTGGTTCCACAGCTCGATCCTTGAGAGTGTCGGCACAAGGGGCATCGCACCCTATAAAGAGGTGCTGACCCACGGATTCGTTGTTGACGGCAAAGGACGCAAAATGTCCAAGTCTGTGGGCAACGTTGTATCCCCCAGCGAAATAATCAACAAATACGGCGCAGAAGTTCTGAGACTCTGGGTTTCCGCAGAGGACTACTCCGAAGACATCAGAATCTCTGACGACATCATAAACCGTCTGGTTGAATCCTACAGAAAAATACGCAACACAGCACGCTATCTGCTGGGCAACCTGTACGACTTCAACCCCGACACCGACATGGTGGAATTTAAAGAGATGCTCGACCTCGACCGCTTCGCCCTTGCCAGATGGCAGTCGGTGAAGAAACGTATATTCGAAGCATACGACAGATATCAGCTCCACGTCTTCTACCACTCGTTCCTGAACTTCTGCATAAACGACCTGTCCTCCTTCTATCTTGATATCCTGAAGGACAGACTCTATGCCTACAAACCCGCATCCCGTGAAAGACGCTCCGCTCAGACCGCAATGTACATCATCCTTAAAGAGATGTCCGTGGTGATGGCTCCGGTGCTGTCGTTCACAGCTGACGAGATATACGAATACATGCCCGCATCATCCTCCAAAAAGGAGAACATCTTCATGGAGCTGTTCGCTCCGGCGGAAGACTATGACGATGCGGAAAATATCGCCAAGTGGACCAAAATTCTTGAAGTGCGCAAAGAGGCTACCAAAGCACTTGAAGTGGCGAGAGCCGCCAAGATAATCGGTCATCCGCTGGACGCAGATATTGTGATAGGCGTGGACGATGACACTAAGAAATTCCTCGTTGCAGACGAAGGCATCGAAAGAATATTCATAGTGTCCGAGGTCAGCTTTGCAGACCCCGCCGCAATGACCGACTGCCATGTTTCCGAGGACGGAAAGGTGAAAGTGAAGGTTATTCCTTCCGAAAACGGCAAATGCGAAAGATGCTGGACAAAATCGTCCACCATCGGACACGACGCAAGCCACCCCACCCTTTGCAAAAGATGTGCAGAGGCACTGGCATAA
- a CDS encoding DsbA family protein has product MKRITAVLTVLLLALSLNAFAADIKNDLESNMKNFFRSQKLTNLVPTVTVVKKLNEPAGLYFIKISITDTKNKRSQEQYMFTDGKYIIPEIVSSANNVSIKDSLVYEATPKTNIDLSKATLFDGKKGAKNTIVVVSDFQCPYCRKAHEILKGMLAQSKTDAAVYMISLPLAIHPKAVVYAKVFEAGLAVGKDFSDDLYATDQATDSKTDAQIIDMFAAKSGNPAKFKSVANSKEVAAKIDAQAKYAASLGITGTPHIFFNGKGVGGFNPDMYGMAIKDMK; this is encoded by the coding sequence ATGAAAAGAATCACGGCTGTATTGACAGTCCTTTTACTGGCTCTGTCTCTGAACGCTTTCGCCGCCGATATCAAGAACGACCTTGAAAGCAATATGAAGAATTTCTTCAGAAGCCAGAAGCTCACAAACCTTGTGCCCACGGTTACAGTTGTCAAAAAACTGAACGAACCCGCCGGCCTGTATTTCATCAAAATTTCAATCACGGACACCAAGAACAAAAGGAGTCAGGAACAGTATATGTTTACTGACGGCAAATACATAATCCCCGAGATAGTATCTTCCGCCAACAACGTAAGCATAAAAGATTCTCTGGTTTACGAGGCAACTCCCAAAACCAATATAGACCTCTCCAAGGCCACACTGTTCGATGGCAAAAAGGGTGCCAAGAACACCATCGTTGTCGTCAGCGACTTCCAGTGTCCCTACTGCCGCAAGGCTCACGAGATCCTGAAAGGCATGCTCGCTCAGTCAAAAACTGACGCCGCCGTATACATGATCTCCCTGCCTCTGGCGATCCACCCCAAAGCTGTTGTTTATGCAAAAGTTTTTGAGGCCGGACTCGCTGTAGGCAAAGATTTCTCCGATGATCTTTATGCAACGGATCAGGCGACTGATTCCAAAACAGATGCTCAGATAATCGACATGTTCGCCGCAAAATCCGGCAACCCTGCGAAATTCAAATCCGTGGCCAACTCTAAGGAAGTTGCCGCCAAGATCGATGCGCAGGCTAAATATGCCGCATCTCTCGGAATAACCGGAACTCCTCACATTTTCTTCAACGGAAAGGGTGTTGGCGGGTTTAATCCTGATATGTATGGAATGGCCATCAAGGACATGAAATAG